One genomic region from bacterium encodes:
- the era gene encoding GTPase Era: MKSGFVTIVGRVNVGKSTLLNNILNKKVSIVSSKPATTRIKILGIYNCEEGQIIFIDTPGIEKWRNQLGKFMQKMILSSIDETDIILFLIDAKGWREEDEKILEVLKKTNKKILLVINKIDLLKDKEELLPLIDELNKKYEFLDIVPISALKKQNVDRLIKVIISHLPEGEKFYPSDVDTNLPTEYKIGEIIREKILEKTHQEVPQEVAVEVEEIREGQKNKDVIFISANIIVERDNLKGIIIGKGGERIRKIGQLAREEIEFLLGKNVYLQLKVKVIKDWRNRPDIFRRFGYGIF, from the coding sequence ATGAAAAGTGGATTTGTTACTATTGTTGGGAGAGTAAATGTTGGTAAATCAACACTTCTAAATAATATACTGAATAAAAAGGTCTCTATTGTTTCTTCAAAACCGGCAACGACAAGAATAAAAATTTTGGGAATTTATAACTGTGAGGAAGGGCAAATTATTTTTATTGATACTCCTGGAATAGAAAAATGGAGAAATCAATTGGGCAAGTTTATGCAAAAAATGATATTAAGTTCAATTGATGAAACAGACATAATTCTTTTTTTAATTGATGCTAAGGGCTGGAGAGAAGAAGATGAAAAAATTCTTGAAGTGTTAAAAAAGACAAATAAAAAAATACTCCTTGTTATAAATAAAATTGATTTACTAAAAGATAAAGAGGAACTTCTACCTTTAATTGATGAACTTAATAAAAAATATGAATTTTTAGATATTGTTCCTATTTCTGCTCTTAAAAAGCAAAATGTTGACCGCCTTATTAAAGTTATAATTTCTCATCTACCAGAAGGAGAAAAGTTTTATCCTTCAGATGTAGATACAAATTTGCCAACTGAATATAAAATAGGTGAAATAATAAGAGAAAAAATTCTTGAAAAAACACATCAGGAAGTTCCACAGGAAGTAGCAGTTGAAGTTGAAGAAATAAGAGAAGGACAGAAAAACAAAGATGTTATTTTTATTAGTGCTAATATAATTGTTGAAAGAGATAATCTTAAAGGAATAATAATAGGGAAGGGCGGAGAAAGAATAAGAAAAATTGGTCAATTGGCAAGAGAAGAAATTGAATTTTTACTCGGGAAAAATGTTTATTTACAACTAAAAGTAAAGGTCATTAAGGACTGGAGAAATAGACCTGATATTTTCAGAAGATTTGGATATGGAATTTTTTGA
- a CDS encoding Gfo/Idh/MocA family oxidoreductase, translated as MANVGILGAGFMGEMHSTVYSQLPDVKIVGIADIRGEKAKSLARKFKTIPYFDPEQILKKPDIQIVDVCLPTFLHKEYVIKAAENKKDVICEKPIALTVEDANEMIKVCKENNVKFMVAQVIRFWPEYKFLKDAYDSKRYGDLKLISMRRLSPLPTWGWENWLLSQEKSGGALVDLHIHDTDFLLYLLGEKPKKIFSKIVKNYNNDANVLTTFTFGNGIVAHADGEWDFPPSFPFEMSYIAKFEKGTIEFNSRNTPTVVAYGANGNVERPTFEKIKVEGIEGNIEDMGGYFYELRYFIDHVIHNKPFQVVTPEDARDSLYVVLKEKESAEKGQEIIL; from the coding sequence ATGGCTAATGTTGGTATTCTTGGAGCAGGTTTTATGGGAGAAATGCATTCAACAGTTTATAGTCAATTGCCGGATGTAAAGATTGTAGGGATTGCTGATATAAGAGGGGAGAAAGCAAAATCACTTGCAAGAAAGTTTAAAACAATACCATATTTCGACCCTGAGCAAATTCTTAAAAAGCCGGATATACAGATTGTTGATGTTTGTCTGCCTACTTTTTTACACAAAGAATATGTTATAAAAGCAGCAGAAAATAAAAAGGATGTTATATGTGAAAAACCGATAGCTCTTACTGTTGAGGATGCAAATGAAATGATAAAAGTTTGTAAAGAAAATAATGTCAAATTTATGGTTGCACAGGTCATTAGATTCTGGCCTGAATATAAATTCTTGAAAGATGCATATGATAGTAAAAGATATGGGGATTTAAAATTAATTTCAATGAGGAGATTATCTCCACTTCCAACATGGGGATGGGAAAATTGGTTGCTTTCACAGGAAAAAAGTGGTGGGGCCCTTGTTGACCTTCATATTCATGATACTGATTTTTTGCTTTATCTTTTAGGAGAAAAACCTAAAAAAATTTTTTCAAAAATAGTTAAAAACTATAATAATGATGCTAATGTACTTACAACTTTTACATTTGGAAATGGGATTGTTGCTCATGCTGATGGTGAATGGGATTTTCCTCCAAGTTTTCCATTTGAAATGAGTTATATTGCAAAATTTGAAAAAGGGACAATTGAGTTTAATTCAAGAAATACTCCAACTGTCGTTGCTTATGGGGCAAATGGGAATGTTGAAAGACCAACTTTTGAAAAAATAAAAGTAGAAGGAATAGAGGGAAATATTGAAGATATGGGAGGGTACTTTTATGAGTTAAGATATTTTATAGACCATGTTATTCATAACAAACCATTTCAGGTAGTAACCCCTGAGGATGCAAGAGATTCTCTTTATGTAGTTCTTAAAGAAAAGGAGTCAGCAGAAAAAGGGCAGGAAATTATTTTATAG
- a CDS encoding ATP-binding protein, whose translation MEKYKVPIEKLRKECPSDYFKFESTQQVNPPEDIIGQERAKRALEFGLKIKSTGYNIYVSGIPGTGKTTSVEQIIKLLAENQPVPDDWVYVYNFTSPDNPKSLRFPPGKANIFKKDIEGLINDLKLEFSRVFEGEVYVAHKNQILKDFQNKSDKLFDQLEESAKKAGFQIKRTPSGILFIPTIEGKPLNEAEIEQLTEQFKEEIKKKQEILYEQLDEILRQIRQFEKETKTRLSQLEKETAKYILSPKIGELKEKYSIQKYVIDYLDELEKDIVENVDEFKEKKEIEILPGMKLPERESTLFKYSVNVLIDNSKTKGAPIIEETNPTCYNLCGRIEYRPQFGAMITDFTMIKPGALHKANGGYLILQVFDVLKNYFSWEILKRALKNKQIIIEDLNEQFRLINTPTLRPEPIPFDTKVILIGNPLYYYLLYYYDEDMKKLFKVKADFSTIMDRNKEGIESYTSFISKICNEENLKPFDKEAVAKVIEYGSRLVEDQEKLTTRFIEIADIIREANFWAEEENSNIVKKEHVKKALEEKIYRSNLIEKRIEELIKEGTIMVDVDGEKIGQINGLSVMALGDYSFGKPSRITATISVGRDGVINIDREVKLAGTIHNKGFLIINNYIKEKFGQKKAITFSGSICFEQLYEEIEGDSASSTELYVLLSVLSGLPIKQGIAVTGSVNQKGEIQPIGGVNEKIEGFYYTCKSIGLTGNQGVIIPEKNVKNLMLNDEVIEAVKNGKFHIWSVKTIDEGIEILTRVPAGNMKEDGTYPENTVNYIVGKKIDELTEKYIETQKPGKSKKK comes from the coding sequence ATGGAAAAATATAAAGTCCCGATTGAGAAGTTAAGAAAGGAGTGTCCATCTGATTATTTCAAATTTGAATCCACACAACAGGTAAATCCACCAGAAGATATTATTGGACAGGAAAGAGCAAAAAGGGCATTAGAATTTGGTCTAAAAATAAAAAGTACTGGATATAACATATATGTTTCAGGAATTCCAGGTACAGGAAAAACGACATCTGTTGAGCAAATAATAAAACTACTGGCTGAAAATCAACCAGTGCCAGATGATTGGGTTTATGTTTATAATTTTACATCCCCCGATAATCCAAAATCACTGAGATTTCCACCAGGAAAAGCAAATATTTTTAAAAAAGATATAGAAGGGCTAATAAATGACCTGAAACTTGAATTTTCAAGGGTCTTTGAAGGAGAAGTTTATGTTGCACATAAAAACCAGATACTTAAGGACTTTCAAAATAAAAGCGATAAACTTTTTGACCAACTTGAGGAATCAGCAAAAAAAGCAGGATTCCAAATAAAACGAACTCCATCAGGAATTTTATTCATCCCAACAATTGAGGGAAAACCACTTAATGAAGCAGAAATAGAACAATTAACAGAGCAGTTTAAAGAAGAAATAAAGAAAAAACAAGAAATTCTTTACGAACAATTAGATGAAATTTTAAGACAGATAAGACAATTTGAAAAAGAAACAAAGACAAGATTATCACAACTTGAAAAAGAAACGGCAAAATATATTCTGTCACCAAAAATAGGGGAACTTAAAGAAAAATATTCTATCCAGAAATATGTAATTGATTACTTAGATGAACTTGAAAAAGATATTGTCGAAAATGTTGACGAATTTAAAGAAAAAAAAGAAATTGAAATACTACCCGGGATGAAATTACCAGAAAGAGAATCAACCCTTTTTAAATATAGTGTAAATGTTCTTATTGATAATTCAAAAACGAAAGGTGCCCCAATAATAGAAGAAACAAATCCAACCTGCTATAATTTGTGTGGAAGAATTGAATATAGACCTCAGTTTGGAGCAATGATTACTGACTTTACAATGATAAAACCAGGGGCTTTACATAAAGCAAATGGTGGATACTTAATTCTTCAGGTTTTTGATGTTCTTAAAAATTATTTCTCATGGGAAATATTAAAAAGGGCACTCAAAAATAAACAAATAATAATTGAAGACCTTAATGAACAATTTCGTCTAATAAATACCCCAACTTTAAGACCCGAACCAATACCATTTGATACAAAGGTAATTCTTATAGGAAACCCATTGTATTATTACCTCCTTTATTATTATGACGAAGATATGAAAAAACTTTTCAAAGTAAAAGCAGATTTCAGTACAATTATGGATAGAAATAAAGAAGGAATAGAAAGTTATACATCTTTCATAAGCAAAATCTGTAATGAAGAAAATTTAAAACCATTTGATAAAGAAGCAGTTGCAAAAGTAATTGAATATGGTTCAAGATTGGTAGAAGACCAGGAAAAGTTAACAACAAGATTTATTGAAATTGCAGATATTATAAGAGAAGCAAATTTCTGGGCAGAAGAAGAAAATTCAAATATTGTCAAAAAAGAACATGTGAAAAAAGCACTTGAAGAAAAAATATACAGGTCTAATCTTATAGAAAAGCGAATTGAAGAACTGATTAAAGAAGGAACTATAATGGTTGATGTTGATGGAGAAAAAATAGGACAGATAAATGGTCTATCTGTTATGGCACTTGGGGATTATAGTTTTGGGAAACCATCAAGAATAACTGCAACTATTTCTGTTGGAAGAGATGGAGTAATAAATATTGATAGAGAAGTAAAACTTGCTGGAACAATTCATAATAAGGGGTTTCTTATTATAAACAATTATATAAAAGAAAAATTTGGACAGAAAAAAGCAATTACTTTTTCTGGCAGTATTTGTTTTGAACAATTATATGAGGAAATTGAGGGTGATAGTGCATCTTCAACAGAACTATATGTTTTACTTTCAGTTCTTTCAGGACTTCCAATAAAACAGGGTATAGCAGTAACTGGCTCTGTTAATCAAAAAGGAGAAATTCAACCAATAGGCGGTGTTAACGAAAAAATAGAGGGATTTTATTATACCTGTAAATCAATAGGACTTACAGGGAACCAGGGAGTTATAATTCCTGAGAAAAATGTAAAAAACCTTATGCTTAATGATGAAGTAATTGAAGCAGTAAAAAATGGGAAATTTCATATCTGGTCTGTGAAAACAATTGATGAAGGGATAGAAATTTTAACACGAGTTCCAGCAGGGAATATGAAAGAAGATGGTACATATCCTGAAAACACTGTAAATTATATTGTTGGTAAGAAAATTGATGAACTTACAGAAAAATATATAGAAACCCAAAAACCAGGAAAAAGCAAAAAGAAATAA
- a CDS encoding redox-sensing transcriptional repressor Rex has product MIKKQQISSETIKRLAVYLRYLEKLYREGVKIISSSHISKILNIPSSQFRKDLSFFGEFGKRGVGYDIGKLIREIKKIIGIDEKIRVIIIGVGRLGSALIGYPGFSDLNIEISGAFDKSPEKVGKKIENIIIRNISGIGEFIKKEKIKVAVICVPANQAQNVCDILVENSIKGILNFAPVKLLANENISISNVDVASEICNLIYLLKNSYAKSQ; this is encoded by the coding sequence ATGATAAAAAAACAACAAATATCATCAGAAACAATTAAAAGGTTGGCTGTCTATTTAAGATATTTGGAAAAACTATACAGAGAGGGTGTTAAAATTATTTCTTCTTCACATATTTCAAAAATATTAAATATTCCATCATCTCAATTCAGAAAAGACCTATCTTTTTTTGGTGAATTTGGTAAAAGAGGTGTTGGATATGATATAGGAAAGTTAATAAGAGAAATAAAAAAAATTATAGGCATAGATGAGAAAATTAGGGTTATTATTATTGGAGTTGGGAGATTGGGTTCTGCTCTAATTGGTTATCCTGGATTTTCTGATTTAAATATTGAAATATCTGGTGCTTTTGATAAAAGCCCAGAAAAAGTCGGGAAAAAAATTGAAAATATTATAATAAGAAATATCTCAGGAATTGGTGAATTTATTAAAAAAGAAAAAATTAAAGTTGCTGTTATCTGTGTTCCAGCAAACCAGGCGCAAAATGTTTGTGATATCCTTGTAGAAAATAGTATTAAGGGAATACTAAATTTTGCTCCGGTAAAACTTTTAGCGAATGAGAATATCTCTATAAGTAATGTTGATGTGGCTTCTGAAATATGTAATCTTATTTATTTACTTAAAAATTCTTATGCGAAATCACAGTGA
- the cimA gene encoding citramalate synthase gives MGKIEIYDTTLRDGSQAEGVSFTLEDKIKVAEILDDFGIDFIEGGWPGSNPKDISFFEKIRRKNFKKSKIVAFGSTRRKNCQAEKDPFLKKLLESETEYITIFGKSWDLHVTDILRISLDENLRMIEDTIKYFSSMGRKVFFDAEHFFDGYKRNSEYALKTIKVAEQFGAERIILCDTNGGTLPFEIEKIIKDIKGKIKIPLGIHTHNDSGVAVANSIVAVKEGCIQVQGTMNGLGERCGNTDLTSIIPILQFKMGYKCIEENKLPFLTEISRKIYELANMVPVNNQPFVGLSSFSHKGGVHIDAVSKRSEAYEHIDPSLIGNKRKFLISELSGKSTILQKLKGYDIEKRPELVKKILDMVGELENTGYQFESAEGSFELMVSKSLGKFEKFFQVEGFRVIVEKRGKRVISEATVKIKLDRSIELTASEGNGPVNALDNALRKAIEKIYPEIKNLKLTDYRVRILHPERATGALTRVIIQSVDEKDSWGTIGVSTDIIEASWNALLDSFEYKLYKDKKQQI, from the coding sequence ATGGGGAAAATAGAAATTTATGATACTACTTTGAGAGATGGTTCACAGGCAGAAGGGGTTTCATTTACTCTTGAAGATAAAATTAAAGTTGCAGAGATTCTTGATGATTTTGGTATTGACTTTATTGAAGGTGGCTGGCCTGGTTCAAATCCAAAAGATATAAGTTTTTTTGAAAAAATAAGGAGAAAAAATTTTAAAAAAAGTAAAATAGTTGCATTTGGAAGTACAAGAAGAAAAAATTGTCAGGCAGAAAAAGACCCATTTTTGAAAAAATTACTTGAGAGTGAAACAGAATACATAACAATTTTCGGTAAATCATGGGATTTACATGTAACTGATATTTTAAGGATTTCATTGGACGAAAATTTAAGGATGATAGAAGATACAATAAAGTATTTTAGTTCAATGGGAAGAAAAGTTTTTTTTGATGCTGAACACTTTTTTGATGGGTATAAAAGAAACTCTGAATATGCTTTAAAAACAATTAAGGTGGCAGAACAATTTGGTGCAGAAAGAATTATTTTATGTGATACAAATGGTGGAACTCTTCCATTTGAAATTGAAAAAATAATAAAAGATATAAAAGGGAAAATTAAAATTCCACTTGGTATTCATACTCATAATGATTCAGGAGTTGCTGTTGCAAATTCTATTGTTGCAGTAAAAGAAGGATGTATTCAGGTTCAGGGGACAATGAACGGTCTTGGAGAAAGGTGTGGGAATACAGACCTTACTTCAATTATTCCAATTCTTCAATTCAAAATGGGCTATAAGTGTATTGAAGAAAATAAATTGCCATTTTTGACAGAAATATCAAGGAAAATATATGAACTTGCAAATATGGTGCCAGTAAATAATCAACCATTTGTTGGACTTTCATCTTTTTCTCATAAAGGTGGAGTTCATATAGATGCAGTTAGTAAAAGGTCAGAAGCATATGAACATATAGACCCTTCTTTAATTGGAAATAAAAGGAAATTTCTTATTTCTGAACTTTCAGGGAAAAGTACTATTTTACAAAAATTAAAGGGTTATGATATTGAAAAGAGACCTGAATTGGTAAAGAAAATACTTGATATGGTTGGAGAACTTGAAAATACTGGATATCAATTTGAAAGTGCGGAAGGTAGTTTTGAATTAATGGTAAGTAAATCGTTAGGAAAATTTGAGAAGTTTTTTCAGGTAGAGGGTTTTAGGGTAATTGTTGAGAAAAGAGGGAAAAGGGTAATATCAGAAGCAACCGTAAAAATAAAATTAGATAGAAGTATTGAATTAACTGCAAGTGAAGGAAATGGTCCTGTAAATGCCCTAGATAATGCTTTAAGAAAGGCAATAGAAAAAATATATCCTGAAATAAAAAATTTAAAATTGACTGATTATAGAGTTAGAATTTTACATCCTGAAAGAGCAACAGGTGCTTTAACGAGAGTTATAATACAATCAGTTGATGAAAAGGATAGTTGGGGGACAATAGGTGTTTCCACAGATATAATTGAAGCATCATGGAATGCTCTTCTTGATAGTTTTGAGTATAAACTATACAAAGACAAAAAACAGCAAATATAA
- a CDS encoding sorbitol-6-phosphate dehydrogenase subunit yields MVSISLKEEVVIVTGGCLGIGKSISLKLREAEAFVVIADINEKIGKEMEKEFGGENIYFVKVDVTKKDEIEEMVKIVKEKYGKIDALVNNAGINTPRLLVDPDGKEEVTEDIFDKMVAVNQKGAFFCAQAVAREMIKNKKGVILNVSSESGLEGSEGQSVYAGTKASLYSYTRSWAKELGKFNIRVVGIAPGILEPTSLRTPEYERSLAYTRGITVEQLRKSYENVSIPLGRVGKLEEVANVVLFLLSDMASYITGTVINISGGKSRA; encoded by the coding sequence TTGGTCAGTATATCATTAAAAGAAGAAGTTGTAATTGTAACTGGTGGATGTTTAGGAATTGGAAAAAGTATATCTTTGAAATTGAGAGAAGCAGAAGCATTTGTAGTTATTGCAGATATAAATGAAAAAATTGGGAAAGAAATGGAAAAGGAGTTTGGAGGAGAAAATATTTATTTTGTCAAAGTGGATGTGACGAAAAAAGATGAAATAGAAGAAATGGTAAAAATTGTTAAGGAAAAATATGGGAAAATAGATGCTCTTGTAAATAATGCTGGCATAAATACTCCAAGATTGCTTGTTGACCCTGATGGGAAAGAAGAAGTTACAGAAGATATTTTTGATAAGATGGTTGCAGTTAATCAAAAAGGGGCATTTTTTTGTGCACAGGCAGTCGCAAGAGAAATGATTAAAAATAAAAAAGGAGTTATTTTAAATGTATCTTCTGAAAGTGGACTTGAAGGTTCAGAAGGGCAGAGTGTTTATGCGGGTACAAAAGCATCTTTATACTCATATACAAGGAGTTGGGCAAAAGAATTAGGAAAATTTAATATAAGAGTGGTAGGTATAGCACCTGGTATACTAGAACCAACCTCTTTAAGAACACCTGAATATGAAAGGTCACTTGCATATACAAGAGGAATAACAGTTGAACAATTAAGAAAAAGTTATGAAAATGTTTCTATTCCCTTGGGAAGAGTTGGAAAACTTGAAGAAGTTGCAAATGTGGTTTTATTTCTTCTTTCTGATATGGCAAGTTATATAACTGGAACAGTCATAAATATATCAGGTGGAAAATCAAGGGCATAA
- a CDS encoding PQQ-binding-like beta-propeller repeat protein gives MKKFLFLFFLFSFICFSSEWYEKNKNILVVFPDYIKNYLKKADEFDTKGMTSYADYYLRLTETKIQSVLPFSPSNWPNGWPQDREAMKYLKYATPDAYLYRIIGDYALSHNKNKEGIKYLQMYLSKCIIPDTTYMMKLATIYQKENMLRDAEGIYEEIRNVVETKNFFGEKYSVSYLTSKIKNIQLLLKNTNILTLNVSYNNVPDFLKSDFQDLFLGIFKEEVKNINLITNEQLKKVLEEENITEEDIGDEEDLSYVAKILNADYVIKPLLSRIESQYIFEINVFDPKKKIFFENYEFKADDIRFLPNIIERFCYKFQEKDIPGFLYIPENQLIWSFEADSLISDIKISDDGKRTILGTEGGYVYILSDKGNIIRKLSFPEKIVKVAVSPDGQYFSFYCLGGNIYFLNKYGTVLWNKKLNNYGRGIDISKDGRFLVIGVNNNVYYVDNNGEIFWDLEVSKNIDIIKISSDAHWVFAGLENGVVCCFSDDGNERWRKNVEGKIEDIKITTDTNFICVSTKKGQIYLFNGDGTLIKNFSSDEDIDFAIFSPSVLDILGGKKGNYFYFLSYDKKGLWKYQLQEKIDFAVGLVDGKLVQTVEKNNVFSFSIKWQ, from the coding sequence ATGAAAAAATTTCTATTTTTGTTTTTCTTATTTTCTTTTATTTGTTTTTCAAGTGAGTGGTATGAGAAAAATAAAAATATTCTTGTTGTATTCCCTGATTACATAAAAAATTATTTAAAAAAAGCAGATGAATTTGATACAAAAGGTATGACTTCTTATGCTGATTATTATCTTCGTCTTACAGAAACAAAAATACAATCTGTTTTACCATTTTCTCCTTCTAATTGGCCAAATGGTTGGCCCCAGGATAGAGAAGCAATGAAATATTTGAAATATGCAACTCCAGATGCATATTTATACAGAATAATTGGTGATTATGCTCTTTCTCATAATAAAAATAAAGAGGGTATAAAGTACCTTCAAATGTATCTTTCAAAATGTATAATTCCAGATACTACTTATATGATGAAACTTGCAACTATTTATCAAAAAGAAAATATGTTAAGAGATGCAGAAGGTATTTATGAAGAAATTAGAAATGTAGTTGAGACAAAAAATTTCTTTGGTGAAAAATATTCTGTTTCCTATCTTACGAGTAAAATAAAAAATATTCAATTATTACTGAAAAATACAAATATACTTACTTTAAATGTTAGTTATAATAATGTACCTGATTTTTTAAAGAGTGATTTTCAGGATTTATTCCTTGGGATATTTAAGGAAGAAGTAAAGAACATAAATTTAATAACAAATGAACAACTTAAAAAAGTATTAGAAGAGGAAAACATTACAGAAGAAGATATTGGTGATGAAGAAGACCTTTCCTATGTTGCAAAAATTTTAAATGCTGATTATGTTATAAAACCACTCCTTTCAAGAATTGAATCACAATATATTTTCGAAATAAATGTTTTTGACCCAAAGAAAAAAATATTTTTTGAAAATTATGAATTCAAAGCAGATGATATTAGATTTTTGCCAAATATTATAGAAAGATTTTGTTATAAGTTTCAGGAAAAAGATATTCCTGGTTTTCTTTATATACCTGAAAATCAACTTATATGGTCATTTGAAGCAGATAGTTTAATATCTGATATAAAAATTTCAGATGATGGAAAAAGAACAATATTAGGAACTGAAGGAGGTTATGTTTATATTCTTTCTGATAAAGGAAATATTATTAGAAAATTATCTTTTCCAGAGAAAATTGTTAAAGTTGCTGTTTCCCCTGATGGACAATATTTCTCTTTTTATTGTTTAGGCGGGAATATCTACTTTTTAAATAAATATGGAACTGTTTTATGGAATAAAAAATTAAACAATTATGGAAGAGGAATTGATATTTCAAAAGATGGAAGGTTTCTTGTAATTGGTGTAAATAATAATGTCTATTATGTTGATAACAATGGTGAAATTTTCTGGGATTTAGAAGTTAGTAAAAATATAGATATTATAAAAATTTCCTCTGATGCCCATTGGGTTTTTGCTGGACTTGAAAATGGTGTTGTTTGTTGTTTTTCTGATGATGGAAATGAAAGATGGAGAAAAAATGTTGAAGGGAAAATAGAAGATATAAAAATAACTACAGATACAAATTTTATCTGTGTTTCAACAAAAAAAGGACAAATTTATCTTTTTAATGGTGATGGAACTTTAATAAAAAATTTTTCTTCTGATGAAGATATTGATTTTGCTATATTTTCTCCTTCTGTTCTGGATATTTTGGGTGGTAAAAAGGGTAACTATTTTTACTTTCTTTCTTATGATAAAAAGGGGTTATGGAAGTATCAACTCCAGGAAAAAATTGACTTTGCTGTTGGGCTTGTTGATGGAAAATTAGTCCAAACAGTTGAAAAAAATAATGTTTTTTCATTTTCAATAAAGTGGCAATAG
- a CDS encoding uroporphyrinogen decarboxylase family protein, whose product MTNRERWRRIFEFEEVDRIFNCEFGWWNETFLKWHKEGLPEYINNNNKGDIYFKFDRQEIIPINLGLLPYFEEEIIEETGRHIIKKDSSGRILQIFKDGSSSIPHFLKFPVENRNDWNEFKERLQPDIEKRYPSSWESLKKEWGKRDYPLGINVGSLFGWVRDWMGFENCLISFYTQPDLIEDIMGYVANFVLTLNEKALEEVKGIDFACFWEDMAFKTQPMISPQLFEKFMVPKYKKITSKLKKEEIDVVIVDCDGNINQLVPLWLSAGVNVMFPLEINSGSDPVVLRKKYGKNVLLKGGINKIALINGEKSIDNELERIKEFVNSGGYIPHVDHRVPPDVSYENYIYYLKRKKEIFKIDDWEIPE is encoded by the coding sequence ATGACAAATAGAGAAAGATGGAGAAGGATTTTTGAGTTTGAAGAAGTTGATAGGATATTCAACTGTGAATTTGGCTGGTGGAATGAGACATTTTTAAAATGGCATAAAGAAGGGCTACCTGAATATATAAATAACAATAATAAAGGAGATATATATTTTAAATTTGATAGGCAAGAAATAATTCCAATCAATCTTGGATTACTACCTTATTTTGAAGAAGAAATAATTGAAGAGACAGGAAGACATATAATTAAAAAAGATAGTTCAGGTAGAATTTTACAGATATTTAAAGATGGTTCTTCATCAATTCCTCATTTTTTAAAATTTCCTGTTGAAAATAGAAATGATTGGAATGAGTTTAAAGAACGACTTCAACCTGATATTGAAAAAAGGTATCCTTCTAGCTGGGAAAGTTTAAAAAAAGAATGGGGAAAAAGGGATTATCCTTTAGGAATAAATGTTGGTAGTTTATTTGGATGGGTTAGGGATTGGATGGGATTTGAGAATTGTCTTATAAGTTTTTATACTCAGCCAGACCTTATAGAAGATATAATGGGATATGTAGCAAATTTTGTTCTTACATTAAATGAAAAGGCACTTGAAGAAGTTAAAGGTATTGACTTTGCATGTTTTTGGGAGGATATGGCATTTAAGACGCAGCCGATGATATCTCCACAACTTTTTGAGAAATTTATGGTTCCAAAATATAAGAAAATAACTTCTAAATTAAAAAAAGAAGAAATAGATGTTGTAATTGTTGATTGTGATGGAAATATAAATCAACTTGTTCCTTTATGGCTTTCTGCTGGGGTAAATGTTATGTTTCCTCTTGAAATAAATAGTGGTTCTGACCCTGTTGTTTTAAGAAAAAAATACGGCAAAAATGTTCTTCTTAAAGGTGGAATTAATAAAATTGCTTTAATTAATGGGGAGAAGTCAATTGATAATGAATTAGAAAGAATAAAGGAGTTTGTTAATTCAGGTGGGTATATACCTCATGTTGACCATAGGGTTCCACCTGATGTGAGTTATGAAAATTATATTTATTATTTAAAAAGAAAAAAAGAAATTTTTAAAATTGATGATTGGGAGATACCTGAATGA